In Gammaproteobacteria bacterium, the genomic window TTCCGGTTATCAACGCGCCCTGTCCACCATTGCCGATGCCAACATCACCACCTTGATCGCTGCCGCGATCCTGTTCATGTTCGGCACCGGTCCCATCAAAGGCTTCGCCGTGACCTTGTGCATAGGCATCATCACGTCCATGTTCACGGCCATCATGGTGAGCCGGGCCATGATCAACCTCATTTACGGTGGCAAACGGGTCGCCAGGCTGGCGATCTAGGCGGACAGTCCCATGCAGCTTATCAAACAACCGCTCAATATTGATTTTATGGGCCGGCGCAGGCTGGCCTTGTATGTGTCCGCCGCGCTGTTGGTGGTTTCCGTGCTGGCGCTGGCCCTTCGTGGCCTGGAGCTGGGCATTGATTTTACCGGTGGCACGCTGATTGAAGTGGGCTATCCGCAGGCGGTTGAGTTGGAGAGCGTGCGCGAGGCCCTGAAAGACGCCGGGTTCAAGGATGCCGTCGTGCAGCATTTCGGCACCTCGCAGGACGTGCTGGTGCGCTTGGTGCCCCGGGAAGGCCTGTCCAGCGCTGATATCAGCACTGACGTCCTGCGCGCGCTGAAAGGCACCGGTGAGCCGTCCATGCGGCGGGTGGAATTCGTCGGTCCCCAGGTGGGCGACGAACTCACCGAGCAAGGTGGTCTGGCCATGTTGGGTGCTTTGTTCGGTATTCTGATTTATGTGATGTTTCGTTTTGAATGGCGTTTTGCCGTGGGCTCCGTGGCGGCACTGGGGCATGATGTGTTGATTGTGCTGGGCATCTTCGCCCTGTTTGGTTTCGAGTTTGACTTGACGGTGCTGGCCGCCGTGCTGGCGGTGATCGGCTATTCGCTCAACGATACCATTGTGGTGTTCGACCGCATCCGGGAAAATTTCCGCAAAATACGCAAAGGGTCGCCGGAGCAGGTGACCAACACCTCCGTCAATCAAACCTTGGCGCGTACCCTGATGACCTCCTTCACCACCTTGCTGGTGTTGTTCGCGCTGTTTCTGCTGGGCGGTGAGGTGATCCACAACTTCGCCCTGGCGCTGATCCTTGGTATTGTGGTGGGCACCTACTCGTCGATTTATGTCGCCAGCAGCGCGGCCCTGGCGTTGGGGATCAGCAAGGCCGATCTCATGCCGGTGAAAAAAGAAGGCGCCGATTTGGACGGCAGGCCCTGATCCAGATTGGAGCGGTACGGGTCGGTCTTCCCCGCAGGCTTATCCCAACGACGTGCTCGCGCTCTCCGAGTGCTCGAATTCAATACGGTTGCGCCCCTGGTGCTTGGCGGAATACAGTGCCTGGTCGGCGCGCTGGATCAGGTCTTCCGCCGTCTCGCCGGGGCGGAACAAAACCAGCCCGGCGGAGAAGGTGGGAAGCGCGAGGGCCTGACCGTTGAACTGGTAGGTGGTGTCCGCTGCCCTCTTTTGCACTTTGCGCAGGGCGCGCAGGGCCCCCTCGCTGTGGGTATTGGGCAGCAGTATGGCAAATTCCTCGCCACCGTAACGCGACACCAGATCGTGGTGGCGGAAGATGGACAGGATTTCTGCCGCATAGGCTTTGAGCACTTCATCACCGGCGGCGTGGCCGTAGCGGTCATTGATGGACTTGAAATCGTCCAGATCCAACAAGGCCAGCGACAGGGGGTTGCCATAGCGTTGCACCCGTGACACCTCGTCTTTCAAGCGGCGCATGAAGGCGCGGCGGTTGGCCAGGCCGGTGAGGTCGTCGGTGAGGCTGAGCAGGTGAATGCGGGTGAGTTCGTCGCTCAGGCGCTGGCCGTCGGCCTGAGCGGCGGTGACGGCGGCGTTGATGTGCTTGAGCTGAGCGGCCAGTTCCCCCTGTTCCCGGGTCAGCTTGCGCAATTCCTCCAGCAGGTGTTGGCGCAGGGTGTCTGTGCCTTGCGCCTCTTTCAAATGCTCCAGGCTTTGCAGGCCGTGGTCCAGCACGCGGCCCAGGCGGTCGTTGAGCCGCACGGTGGCCGCGATCTGGGCGCCCAGGCCCTCCTGAAGCTTGTGGATGGTTTGCCGCTTGTCGTCCATATGTTGGCGGTAAGCGGCGTCGATCTGTTCCGGTTGGGTGCGTGGCGTCCGCTGCGGCGGGGGGCTGATCTCCACTTCTTCTGCGCCGCTGGTGAGCAGTGGCGCCAGCACGGCGCGCACCATGCTTTCGCTGGTGGGTGTCTCGGCCACGGCTCTGGCGTGTTCGCGCAGTTTGGCCAGATCCGAGGGGGAGATGGGCGGCGTGAGGCGAAGCTGCAGCAGTTTTATTTGCAGGCGGAGCGGCGAACTGCCGGGCAGTTGCCGTGCCCAGCCGTCCAGCAATTGGTCGAACAACTCGGCGTAGGTGATTTCTATTTCGCGGTGTTGTTGTTCCGTATCGCCCAGGAGTTGTTCGATGTATTCGAACAGGGCGGCACCGTTGCTGTCCTGCTTAATCGGAGCGAGTAGCTGCAGTATTTTGTTCGCCCCGGGTCCGGGCGAGGCCTGGATTTGATCTTCAGACGACATTGGGTGGTCCCCTTGTATGTTCATCACATCCCTGTGACGGGATCACAGCCGGGTCGTACGCGCCCGGCCGCGCTCGCAATCACGGTGCACGACAAGTAAAAGGCTGTCCCTGAGGGAACCCGGAAGCAGGCTGTTATTCCATCGCGTCCCTGCTGGTTATCGCCTGGTCCGCTCGCGGCGGATTATCCTTTTCCGGTGGGGGGATTAATATATCACGAACGCCCCCCCAAACTTCCAGTTTGCCGGTACTGCGCCGGCGCGTGCCTGTACTGCACAAGCGCGGCGAATGGGGTATCCTTAACCCCTTTTTGCGGCCCGGTCGGGCGGTTCAGGGTGAGGCTCATGTTTACCAAAGATATGCAGATTGCCGGTTTTGACAATGCCTTGTGGACGGCCATGTCCGAAGAGCTCAAGCGCCAGGAAGCACACCTGGAACTGATTGCCTCGGAGAACTACGCCAGCCCGCGGGTGATGGAAGCGCAAGGCTCGGTGCTCACCAACAAGTACGCCGAGGGTTATCCGGGAAAACGTTATTACGGCGGCTGCGAGTACGTGGACATCGCCGAGCAGCTGGCTATCGAACGGGCCAAGGAATTGTTTGGCGCCGATTATGTGAACGTGCAGCCCCATTCCGGCTCCCAAGCCAACGCCGCCGTTTATCTGGCCCTGCTGCAAGCGGGTGACACCATTCTCGGCATGAGCCTGGCCCACGGCGGTCACCTCACCCACGGCGCCAAGGTGAACTTCTCGGGCAAATTGTTCAACGCCGTGCAATACGGCCTGGATGCCGCCACCGGCGAGATCGACTACGCCCACGTGGAAGAACTGGCCCGCGAGCACCGGCCGAAACTGATCGTCGCCGGCTTCAGCGCCTATTCCCGGGTGGTGGACTGGCAGCGTTTCCGCACCATTGCTGACCAAGTGGGCGCTTATTTGTTTGTGGACATGGCCCACGTGGCCGGACTGGTGGCAGCGGGTTTGTATCCCAACCCCGTGCCCATCGCCGATGTGACCACCACCACCACCCACAAAACCCTGCGCGGTCCCCGCGGCGGCTTGATTCTGGCCAGGACCAATCCCGAAATCGAGAAAAAGCTGAGCGCCACCGTGTTCCCCGGCACCCAGGGCGGTCCCTTGATGCATGTCATCGCCGCCAAGGCCGTGGCTTTCAAAGAGGCGCTGCAACCGGAATTCAAGGCCTACCAGCAACAAGTCATTGCCAATGCCCGGGCCATGGCCGACACCATGAAACGGCGGGGCTACAACATTGTCTCCGGTGGCACCGACAATCATCTGTTCCTGGTGGATCTCATCGACAAAGACATCACCGGCAAAGACGCCGAAGCGGCCCTGGGCGCGGCCCACATCACCGTGAACAAAAACGCCGTGCCCAACGACCCCCGTTCGCCTTTTGTCACCAGCGGCATCCGCGTCGGCACCCCGGCACTCACCACCCGCGGTTTCAGCGAGCAGCAGTGTCGAGAGCTGGCCGGTTGGATGTGTGACATCCTGGACGATCTGGCCGACGAGGCGGTGATCGAGCGGGTCAAGGCCCAGGTGTGCGACATCGCCCAGGCCCTGCCGGTCTACCAGAAATAAGCCCGGCCCCGCCCCATGCGTTGCCCCTTTTGCGGCGCCGCTGACACCAAAGTGGTGGACTCGCGCCTCAGCGCCGACGGCCACAGCGTGCGGCGGCGGCGCGAATGCCTGGCCTGCAGCGAACGCTACACTACCTTTGAGACGGCTGAACTTGTCCTGCCGCGCATCGTCAAGAGTGACGGCAGCCGCGAGCCATTTTTGGAGGAGAAGCTGCGGGCCGGCATGCAGCGGGCGCTGGAAAAACGCCCCGTGGGCGTCGAACAAGTGGATGTCGCCATCACCCGGCTGATCCACCGCCTGCGCGCCAGCGGCGAGCGGGAAATCAGCGCCCGGCAGTTGGGCGAATGGGTGATGGAAGAACTGCGCGGCCTGGATGAAGTGGCCTATGTGCGTTTTGCTTCGGTCTATCGTTCCTTCCAGGACGTCAACGCCTTTCGCGAAGAAATCGAACGCCTGCAACGCGCGCCCTCGCCGGAGCTGGCCAAACAGCAGATCCCTCTGTTGCCGGAGGAGGAAGGCAAGCAGCGGTGACGCCGGTGTTCACCACGGTGGGCATGGCGGTAACGCGGGCTGAATGCATGTGGCAAGTGTCCCGGCCCCTCTTTTTCACACGGGGAAACAAAGCGCGATGGAGGCCAGTTGAACAGCTGCGGCAGATGCGCTGTTCCGCTCTGGCCCAACTCTGTTTGCCAGATCGCGGCCCCGTGTCTGCGTGGTGAATTCAAAACACAATGACGACCTGCTCCGACAGTCCCGAAGACCGCCGCTGGATGGCCCGCGCCCTGCGTCTGGCCGAGCGCGGCCGCTACAGCACCCACCCCAACCCGCGGGTGGGCTGTGTGCTGGTCAAGCAGGGCCGGATGGTCGGGGAAGGCTGGCACTGCCGTGCGGGCGGCCCCCATGCCGAAGTGGCGGCGCTGCAGCAGGCCGGTCCCCACGCCCGCGGTGCCACGGCCTACGTGAGCCTGGAGCCCTGCAGCCATCATGGCCGTACGCCTCCTTGCGCCGGGGCGCTGATTGAAGCGGGTGTCACGCGGGTGGTGGCGGCCATGGAAGACCCCAATCCCCACGTGGCGGGACAGGGTTTGCGGTGCCTGGCCGCCGCGGGTGTGGCCGTGCACAGCGGCGTGCTGGCGGCCGAAGCCGAAGCGCTGAACCCCGGCTTTTGCCGCCGTATGCGGGAGGGTCGGCCCTGGGTGCGGGCCAAGGTGGCCATGAGCCTGGACGGCCGAACGGCACTTTCCAATGGCGTGTCCCAGTGGATCACCGGCGAGGCGGCCCGCCGCGATGGGCAACGCCTGCGGGCAATGAGCAGCGCCGTGCTCACCGGCATCAGCACCGTGCTGGCGGATGACCCTGCCCTCACCGTGCGCCTGAGCCCGGCGGAGCTGGACAGCCATTGCCAGGGCGAGGTGCGCCAGCCGCTGCGGGTGGTGCTGGACAGCGGCCTGCGTCTGCCGCCGGACGCCCGTTTGTTGCGCCAGCCCGGGGGCACGCTGGTGCTCACCGCCAGCGACGAACGGGTCGCCTGGCGCCGTTTGGCGTCTCCCCGTGTCACCGTGCACCGGCTGCCCCGCGCCGCCCGCAGCCTGGACCTGCACGCCGTGCTCACCCATCTGGCGGCAGAGGACATGAATGAAGTTTTGCTGGAAGCCGGGCCGACGCTGACCGGCGCATTATTGCGCGAAGGCCTGGTGGACGAATGGATTATCTACCTGGCGCCCAAGATCCTGGGTGACGGCGCCCGCGGTGTGTTCAAATTGCCAGTGTTTGATGACTTGGCACAATGCCCCCGGCTCGACATTACAGACATACGGGCCGTGGGTAGTGACTGGCGCATTACGGCAAAGGCCGAGCCGGTGCGCTCAACTTAAACAGGGTGTTTTTTCAAAAAACAGGGGCGCAACTGCGAAAACAACCATGTTTACAGGTATCGTTCAAGCCGTCGGCCACATCGCCGCCCTGGAGCAAGGGGACGGCGATGCCCGCATCCGCATCCGTGCCGGCGCGTTGGATCTAAGCGGCGCGGTCCTGGGTGACAGTGTCAGCGTCAGCGGCGTGTGCCTTACCGCCGTGGCGCTGCACGATGACGGATTCAGCGCCGATGTGTCCGCCGAAACCCGCCGTTGCACCACTTTTTCCGGTTTGCGCGCGGGCGATCCCGTCAACCTGGAAAAGGCCCTCACCTTAAGCGCCCCCTTAGGGGGCCATCTGGTCAGCGGCCATGTGGACGGCGTCGGCGAAGTCATCCGGCGCGAACAGGCTGGCGCCTCCACCCGCTATGTGATCCGGGCGCCAGGTGAACTGGCCCGCTACATCGCCGCCAAGGGCTCCATCTGCGTGGACGGCGTCAGCCTCACCGTCAACACGGTGGCCGGCGCGGAGTTTTGGGTGAACGTCGTCCCTCACACCCTGGCGGTGACCACCTTGGGCCGCTATGCCGCCGGCACCCGCGTCAATTTGGAAGTGGATTTGGTGGCGCGTTATCTGGAGCGTTTGGTGATGGGTGACGCCGCGGCGGAGCGCGGCGGTGTGAGCCGGGCGTTGTTGGCGCGGTATGGTTTTTTGCGGCCCGATGAGCGCGCCCGAAGGCGTGGGAAACAAACATGACAACCCCTCTTCCAGGCAAGGTGACGTCAGATTCTTCGCTATTAACCCGGCAATTAGGATTGCCGGGTTAATACCGTAACGAGGTCAACCGGGCTACGCAAAACCAAGGCCCCATCCCAACCATGTCATTCAGCACCATCCCAGACATACTCGAAGATTTAAGAGCCGGTCGCATGGTGGTCATTGTCGATGACGAAGACCGCGAAAACGAGGGCGATCTGCTCATGGCCGCCAGCAAGGTGCGGCCGGAGGATATCAATTTCATGGCCCGCTACGGCCGCGGTTTGATCTGTCTCACCCTCACCCAGGAGCGCTGCGCCCAGCTGCGCCTGCCTTTGATGGTGGGCGCCTCCCAGGGCAGTCATGGCACGCGCTTTACCGTCAGCATCGAGGCGGCGCGGGGGGTGAGCACGGGGATTTCCGCCAAGGACCGGGCCACCACCATTCAGGCGGCGGTGGCGGCAGAGGCGAAACCGGAAGACGTGGTGCAGCCCGGGCACATTTTTCCCATTATGGCCCAGCCCGGCGGTGTGCTCACCCGCGCCGGTCATACCGAGGCCGGGTGCGATCTGGCGCGGCTGGCGGGGCTGGAACCGGCGGCGGTGATTGTCGAAATTCTCAACGAAGACGGCACCATGGCGCGGCGGCCCGAGCTGGAGCGTTTCGCCGCTGAGCACGGCTTGAAACTGGGTACCATTGCCGATCTTATCAGTTATCGTTTGCAGCACGAGAAAACCGTGGAGCGTCTCACTGAAACCGAGGTGCAAACACCTCACGGCCCGTTCCGTCTGTTGGCCTATCACGACGGTGTCACCGGTGACAGCCACCTGGCCCTGGTCAGGGGCGACATCGACCCTGACACGCCTGCTTTGGTGCGGGTGCACATGCTGGACATTCTGGGCGACGTGCTGGGCCTGGGCCGTTTTGATGCCACCTGGCCACTCAACGATGCCCTGCAGCGCATCGCCCAGGAAGGGGGCGTGCTGATCGTGCTCCGGCGGCCCAACGAGGAGCAGGAGGTGTTGCAGCGCATCCGCAACTGGTGTTTGCAGAGCCGGGGCGGGGCGCCGCCCCAGCCGCCGGCCGGCGGCGATGAATTGCGCACCTACGGCGTGGGCGCGCAGATACTGGCTGACATTGGCGTGGGCAAAATGCGGGTTATCGGTTCGCGGCGGCGTTTGCATGGCGTGTCGGGCTTTGGCCTGGAAGTGGTGGAGTATCTGGAACATGACTGATGGCACAGCCGTCGCCATTGCCGGCAGCGATGGCGCCATCCAGGCCTGTTTTCCCGTGATGGTCCAGCTGCGCCCTCATTTGCGGGCGGAGGAATTTGTACCGCGCGTGCGCCGGCAAATGGACGCCGGTTTTCGTCTGGTGGCCCTGAGTGAGGGAGGCGCGGTGAAAGCCGTGGCCGGTTTCCGCCTCAGCGAGAATCTCGTTTTCGGCCGCTTCATGTATGTGGACGATCTGGTCACCGACGCGCACAGCCGCTCTGCCGGTCATGGCCGCGTCCTGTTCGACTGGCTGGTGCGCCACGCCCGTGAAAACGGCTGTAGCCATCTGGAACTGGATTCGGGCGTGCAGCGTTTCGATGCCCACCGTTTCTATCTCCGCCAGCGCATGGTCCTGCGCAGCCATCACTTCTCCTTGAAGTTGTGAGCTGTTGAGCGCGTGCCGTAACAATCAGCCGTGCCACCGTCATCCTTCATTACCCCTTTGGGAAGGGGGTGAGACGGTCACTTGGCTGCGGCTGATCAACCCTCCTTGCCAGTAGTGCTAGAATGCACAACTTTCAGTCCATAAGTAATTTCGCCTCCGCCGCGCGGGGGTGAGCCCACAGCGAGACCCCTACCCATGAGCGAGATCAACACCTTTGCCGGTGATTTCACCGCCACGGACGCGCGCTTTGCCCTGGTCGCCGGGCGTTTCAACAGCTTCATTGTTGAGCATCTCATCAACGGCGCGGTGGATGCCTTGCACCGCCACGGCGTTGGCCGCTCCCATATCGATTTGATCCAGGTGCCGGGGGCCTTTGAAATCCCCCTGGCGGTGCAGCGGGTGGCGGCCAGCGGCCGCTTTGACGCGGTCATTGCCCTGGCCTGCATCATTCGTGGCGGCACCCCCCATTTCGACTACGTGGCCGGGGAGTGCGCCAAGGGGGTGGCCGGGGTGGCGTTGAAGCATGATCTGCCGGTGGCTTTTGGTATTCTCACTGTGGACACTGTCGAGCAGGCCATCGAACGGGCCGGCACCAAGGCCGGCAACAAAGGCGTGGAAGCGGCGCTGGCGGCGCTGGAAATGGTCAGCCTGCTGCGAAAACTGCCGTGACGGCAAAGAGGGGAGACCGGCGGTGAGTCACGCCCGCAGCAAAGCCCGCCACTGCGCCCTGCAGGCCTTGTATCAATGGCAGCTTGCCGGCCAGGGGCCGGAGGTGGTGGACATCGAAAATCAGTTTTTCGCCGCCGGTGCCCTCAAAGGGGTGGATAAGAATTACTTTTGCGGCCTGCTGCACGAGGTGGCCGCCCATGTGGCCGAGATTGACGGTCACCTGGGAACCTGCCTGGACCGTCCGGTGCGGGAGCTGGACCCGGTGGAACGGGCCATTTTGCGCATCGGTGCCTGGGAGCTGGCCGCCCGGCCGGAGATTCCCTACCGGGTGGTGATCAACGAAGCGGTGGAAGCGGCCAAGTTGTTCGGTGCCGAGCAAAGCCACCGTTACGTCAACGGCGTGCTGGACAGGCTGGCAGTCAGGCTCAGGCCCCTGGAGCGGGGCGGCTGAAGCGCGCCGGCCCGATGGCCCTGTCCGAATTTGACCTCATCCGTCGGTACTTCAGCCGCGGCCCGCGGCGGCCCGATGCGGCGATCGGCATCGGTGACGATGGCGCCGTGCTGCGTCCCCCTGCCGGCTGCGAGCTGGTGGTCGCCATGGACACCCTGGTGGCCGATGTGCATTTCCCCGCCACGGCGCGCGCCACAGACGTGGGACACAAAGCCCTGGCCGTCAACCTCAGCGATCTTGCCGCCATGGGGGCGGAGGCAGCCTGGGCGACCCTGGCCCTCACCCTGCCGCGTCCCGATCCCGCCTGGCTGGAAGGCTTCGCCGCCGGTTTTTTCGCCCTGGCCGCCGAGCACGGGGTGCAACTGGTGGGGGGGGACACCACCCGCGGGCCGCTGACGGTGACCGTCCAGGCCCATGGCTTCATCCCTGCCGGCCGGGCCCTGGGGCGGGCCGGGGCACGGCCCGGCGATGTTTTGCTGCTGAGCGGTACGGTGGGGGAGGCGGCGCTGGCCCTGGCGGCCTGGCGGGAGCGCAGGATTCTCCCCCCCGCGGCGGCCGGTTGCCTCGAGCGCCGCTGGCATCGTCCCAGCCCGCGCCTGGCCCTGGGCCGGGCAGCGCGGGACTGGGCCCACGCCGCCATCGACGTCTCTGACGGCGTGGCGGCGGATTTGGCCCACCTGCTGGAGGCCAGTGGCGTGGGCGCCCGGCTGGAACTGGCGCGGCTGCCCCTGTCCGCCGCCGCCCGCGCCGCTGCCGCGGAACTGGGCTTGGGGCAGGAGGCTTTGTGGCGGCTGGCCTTAAGTGGCGGCGATGACTACGAGCTTTTGCTGGCGGTGCCGCCAAAACGGCTGGAGGAGGCCCTGGCCGCCGGCCGCGCCCTGGGCTGCCCCTGCACCCCCATCGGCGCACTGAGCGCCGCGCCCGGTTTGCAGCTCCAGCGGAAAGACGGCACGGCGTTTTCTTTGGCCAGCCCGGGCTACGATCATTTCCGGGAGCGGCAATGAATATGCCGCGGGCAAAGGGGGAGGCGGCCGCGTTGCGGCGGCTGCTGCGCCAGCCGCTGCCCTTCCTGGCCCTGGGTTTTGGCAGCGGCCTGGCGCCCAAAGCCCCCGGCACCTTCGGCACCCTGGTGGGGCTGCCCTTTTACTGGTGGTGGCAGGATTGGCCCTTGGAAGCTTATCTGCTGGTGGTGGCGGTGGCTCTGGTGGTGGGCATTTATCTGTGCGGCGAGACCGCCCGGCGCCTAGGGGTTCACGACCACCCGGCCATTGTCTGGGACGAGATGGTGGGGCTGTGGATCACCCTGGCCCCGGCACCCGCCGGCGGGCTGTGGTGGCTGCTGGGTTTCGGGCTGTTTCGCCTGTTCGACATCTGGAAGCCCTGGCCCATCGGGGCTATCGACCGCCGCCTCCAGGGTGGCTTGGGCATTATGCTGGACGATGTGCTGGCGGGGCTGTACGCTGCTCTGGCCGTGGTGGCGGCCGCGGCCGTCTACGAGGTGGTTGGCTGACAGGGGGCGTCGCCGGCCGCCACCCGCCAGGAGGATTCCCCCAGCCAGCGGCCCAGCACCCCCGCCGTCAGCGGCCGGCTCACGTGGTAGCCCTGGGCCAGGTCGCAGCCCAGGCGCGCCAGTTCTTTGAGCACCTCTGCACTCTCCACCCCTTCCGCCACCACCCGCCGGCCCATGTTGTGGGCCAGGTCGATGGTGGCGCGGACGATGACCAGATCTTCGTTGTTGCGCAGCATGTTAATGACGAAGGACTTGTCGATTTTGATCT contains:
- the ribB gene encoding 3,4-dihydroxy-2-butanone-4-phosphate synthase yields the protein MSFSTIPDILEDLRAGRMVVIVDDEDRENEGDLLMAASKVRPEDINFMARYGRGLICLTLTQERCAQLRLPLMVGASQGSHGTRFTVSIEAARGVSTGISAKDRATTIQAAVAAEAKPEDVVQPGHIFPIMAQPGGVLTRAGHTEAGCDLARLAGLEPAAVIVEILNEDGTMARRPELERFAAEHGLKLGTIADLISYRLQHEKTVERLTETEVQTPHGPFRLLAYHDGVTGDSHLALVRGDIDPDTPALVRVHMLDILGDVLGLGRFDATWPLNDALQRIAQEGGVLIVLRRPNEEQEVLQRIRNWCLQSRGGAPPQPPAGGDELRTYGVGAQILADIGVGKMRVIGSRRRLHGVSGFGLEVVEYLEHD
- the nusB gene encoding transcription antitermination factor NusB, with product MSHARSKARHCALQALYQWQLAGQGPEVVDIENQFFAAGALKGVDKNYFCGLLHEVAAHVAEIDGHLGTCLDRPVRELDPVERAILRIGAWELAARPEIPYRVVINEAVEAAKLFGAEQSHRYVNGVLDRLAVRLRPLERGG
- a CDS encoding riboflavin synthase; protein product: MFTGIVQAVGHIAALEQGDGDARIRIRAGALDLSGAVLGDSVSVSGVCLTAVALHDDGFSADVSAETRRCTTFSGLRAGDPVNLEKALTLSAPLGGHLVSGHVDGVGEVIRREQAGASTRYVIRAPGELARYIAAKGSICVDGVSLTVNTVAGAEFWVNVVPHTLAVTTLGRYAAGTRVNLEVDLVARYLERLVMGDAAAERGGVSRALLARYGFLRPDERARRRGKQT
- a CDS encoding phosphatidylglycerophosphatase A, translating into MPRAKGEAAALRRLLRQPLPFLALGFGSGLAPKAPGTFGTLVGLPFYWWWQDWPLEAYLLVVAVALVVGIYLCGETARRLGVHDHPAIVWDEMVGLWITLAPAPAGGLWWLLGFGLFRLFDIWKPWPIGAIDRRLQGGLGIMLDDVLAGLYAALAVVAAAAVYEVVG
- a CDS encoding 6,7-dimethyl-8-ribityllumazine synthase, with the protein product MSEINTFAGDFTATDARFALVAGRFNSFIVEHLINGAVDALHRHGVGRSHIDLIQVPGAFEIPLAVQRVAASGRFDAVIALACIIRGGTPHFDYVAGECAKGVAGVALKHDLPVAFGILTVDTVEQAIERAGTKAGNKGVEAALAALEMVSLLRKLP
- the ribD gene encoding bifunctional diaminohydroxyphosphoribosylaminopyrimidine deaminase/5-amino-6-(5-phosphoribosylamino)uracil reductase RibD — its product is MARALRLAERGRYSTHPNPRVGCVLVKQGRMVGEGWHCRAGGPHAEVAALQQAGPHARGATAYVSLEPCSHHGRTPPCAGALIEAGVTRVVAAMEDPNPHVAGQGLRCLAAAGVAVHSGVLAAEAEALNPGFCRRMREGRPWVRAKVAMSLDGRTALSNGVSQWITGEAARRDGQRLRAMSSAVLTGISTVLADDPALTVRLSPAELDSHCQGEVRQPLRVVLDSGLRLPPDARLLRQPGGTLVLTASDERVAWRRLASPRVTVHRLPRAARSLDLHAVLTHLAAEDMNEVLLEAGPTLTGALLREGLVDEWIIYLAPKILGDGARGVFKLPVFDDLAQCPRLDITDIRAVGSDWRITAKAEPVRST
- the secF gene encoding protein translocase subunit SecF, whose translation is MQLIKQPLNIDFMGRRRLALYVSAALLVVSVLALALRGLELGIDFTGGTLIEVGYPQAVELESVREALKDAGFKDAVVQHFGTSQDVLVRLVPREGLSSADISTDVLRALKGTGEPSMRRVEFVGPQVGDELTEQGGLAMLGALFGILIYVMFRFEWRFAVGSVAALGHDVLIVLGIFALFGFEFDLTVLAAVLAVIGYSLNDTIVVFDRIRENFRKIRKGSPEQVTNTSVNQTLARTLMTSFTTLLVLFALFLLGGEVIHNFALALILGIVVGTYSSIYVASSAALALGISKADLMPVKKEGADLDGRP
- a CDS encoding serine hydroxymethyltransferase, yielding MFTKDMQIAGFDNALWTAMSEELKRQEAHLELIASENYASPRVMEAQGSVLTNKYAEGYPGKRYYGGCEYVDIAEQLAIERAKELFGADYVNVQPHSGSQANAAVYLALLQAGDTILGMSLAHGGHLTHGAKVNFSGKLFNAVQYGLDAATGEIDYAHVEELAREHRPKLIVAGFSAYSRVVDWQRFRTIADQVGAYLFVDMAHVAGLVAAGLYPNPVPIADVTTTTTHKTLRGPRGGLILARTNPEIEKKLSATVFPGTQGGPLMHVIAAKAVAFKEALQPEFKAYQQQVIANARAMADTMKRRGYNIVSGGTDNHLFLVDLIDKDITGKDAEAALGAAHITVNKNAVPNDPRSPFVTSGIRVGTPALTTRGFSEQQCRELAGWMCDILDDLADEAVIERVKAQVCDIAQALPVYQK
- a CDS encoding GNAT family N-acetyltransferase; this encodes MTDGTAVAIAGSDGAIQACFPVMVQLRPHLRAEEFVPRVRRQMDAGFRLVALSEGGAVKAVAGFRLSENLVFGRFMYVDDLVTDAHSRSAGHGRVLFDWLVRHARENGCSHLELDSGVQRFDAHRFYLRQRMVLRSHHFSLKL
- the thiL gene encoding thiamine-phosphate kinase, with the translated sequence MSEFDLIRRYFSRGPRRPDAAIGIGDDGAVLRPPAGCELVVAMDTLVADVHFPATARATDVGHKALAVNLSDLAAMGAEAAWATLALTLPRPDPAWLEGFAAGFFALAAEHGVQLVGGDTTRGPLTVTVQAHGFIPAGRALGRAGARPGDVLLLSGTVGEAALALAAWRERRILPPAAAGCLERRWHRPSPRLALGRAARDWAHAAIDVSDGVAADLAHLLEASGVGARLELARLPLSAAARAAAAELGLGQEALWRLALSGGDDYELLLAVPPKRLEEALAAGRALGCPCTPIGALSAAPGLQLQRKDGTAFSLASPGYDHFRERQ
- the nrdR gene encoding transcriptional regulator NrdR, producing MRCPFCGAADTKVVDSRLSADGHSVRRRRECLACSERYTTFETAELVLPRIVKSDGSREPFLEEKLRAGMQRALEKRPVGVEQVDVAITRLIHRLRASGEREISARQLGEWVMEELRGLDEVAYVRFASVYRSFQDVNAFREEIERLQRAPSPELAKQQIPLLPEEEGKQR
- a CDS encoding GGDEF domain-containing protein translates to MNIQGDHPMSSEDQIQASPGPGANKILQLLAPIKQDSNGAALFEYIEQLLGDTEQQHREIEITYAELFDQLLDGWARQLPGSSPLRLQIKLLQLRLTPPISPSDLAKLREHARAVAETPTSESMVRAVLAPLLTSGAEEVEISPPPQRTPRTQPEQIDAAYRQHMDDKRQTIHKLQEGLGAQIAATVRLNDRLGRVLDHGLQSLEHLKEAQGTDTLRQHLLEELRKLTREQGELAAQLKHINAAVTAAQADGQRLSDELTRIHLLSLTDDLTGLANRRAFMRRLKDEVSRVQRYGNPLSLALLDLDDFKSINDRYGHAAGDEVLKAYAAEILSIFRHHDLVSRYGGEEFAILLPNTHSEGALRALRKVQKRAADTTYQFNGQALALPTFSAGLVLFRPGETAEDLIQRADQALYSAKHQGRNRIEFEHSESASTSLG